A single region of the Pseudomonas solani genome encodes:
- a CDS encoding bifunctional 4-hydroxy-2-oxoglutarate aldolase/2-dehydro-3-deoxy-phosphogluconate aldolase yields MSLTMDVVLQRARPVLPVLVIEDTGLALDLAGALSAGGIEVLEVTLRTPRALDAVAAIRKEFPDLLVGAGTLIHTEQFLEARDAGAHFAVSPGCTERLAAAAEDSGLPYLPGVMTPSEVLLALEYGYRSLKLFPANGNASVKMLKSFKGPFTGIRFCPTGGVTPDNLQGFLQLPNVACVGGTWIAPSSLIRARAWDQITQLAAEARELASNSEHA; encoded by the coding sequence ATGAGCCTGACTATGGATGTGGTGCTGCAGCGGGCGCGACCCGTCCTGCCGGTGCTGGTCATCGAAGACACGGGGCTGGCCCTGGACCTGGCCGGCGCGCTCAGTGCCGGTGGGATCGAGGTGCTGGAGGTGACGCTGCGCACTCCGCGTGCCCTGGACGCGGTGGCGGCGATCCGCAAGGAATTCCCGGACCTGCTGGTGGGCGCGGGCACCCTGATCCACACCGAGCAGTTCCTCGAGGCCCGCGACGCCGGTGCCCACTTCGCCGTCAGCCCCGGTTGCACCGAGCGCCTGGCCGCAGCGGCGGAAGATTCCGGCCTGCCGTACCTGCCCGGGGTGATGACCCCCTCGGAAGTGCTGCTGGCCCTGGAGTACGGCTACCGCTCGCTGAAGCTGTTCCCGGCCAACGGCAATGCCAGCGTGAAGATGCTCAAAAGCTTCAAGGGACCCTTCACCGGCATCCGTTTCTGCCCCACCGGCGGGGTCACGCCGGACAACCTGCAAGGCTTCCTGCAGCTGCCCAACGTCGCCTGCGTCGGCGGCACCTGGATCGCGCCGTCGAGCCTGATCCGCGCCCGCGCCTGGGACCAGATCACCCAACTCGCCGCCGAAGCGCGCGAGCTGGCCAGCAACTCGGAGCACGCCTGA
- a CDS encoding acyl-CoA thioesterase — MNWDLSTPFVIDIKVAADDIDGLGHANNAVYVSWLERCAWRHSQSLGLDLAEYRRLDRAMAVVRHEIDYLAAAYEEQELQMATWIVESDQRLKMDRRFQLIRPEDGATLLRARTTFVCIELSSGRPKRMPPEFIEGYGRALMQPFPLEL, encoded by the coding sequence ATGAACTGGGACCTGTCCACCCCCTTCGTCATCGACATCAAGGTCGCCGCCGATGACATCGACGGCCTCGGCCACGCCAACAACGCCGTCTACGTCAGCTGGCTGGAGCGTTGCGCCTGGCGCCACTCCCAGAGTCTGGGGCTGGACCTGGCCGAATACCGCCGCCTGGATCGCGCCATGGCCGTGGTGCGCCACGAGATCGACTACCTCGCTGCCGCCTACGAGGAGCAGGAGCTGCAGATGGCCACCTGGATCGTCGAATCCGACCAGCGCCTGAAGATGGACCGCCGCTTCCAGCTGATCCGCCCCGAAGACGGCGCGACCCTGCTGCGGGCCAGGACCACCTTCGTCTGCATCGAGCTTTCCAGCGGCCGCCCCAAGCGCATGCCGCCGGAATTCATCGAGGGCTATGGCCGCGCATTGATGCAGCCGTTCCCCCTGGAGCTCTGA
- a CDS encoding tRNA dihydrouridine synthase codes for MQIALAPMEGLVDEILRDVLTRVGGIDWCVSEFIRVSDRLLPASTYQKLAPELESGARTRAGTPMRVQLLGSDPVCLGENAAYACELGAPVIDLNFGCPAKTVNKSRGGAVLLKEPELLHAIVSGVRRAVPAAIPVTAKMRLGFDSPDGALDCALALAEGGASQLVVHARTKVEGYKPPAHWEWVARVQDVVKVPVFANGEVWTLDDWRRCREVSGVEDIMLGRGLVSRPDLARQIAAVRAGETPEEMSWAEFQPLLRDFWRQARRKLAPRYAPGRLKQWLAMLTRTYPEAVLLFTEIRRESDCARIDALLGLPSLEREFAAA; via the coding sequence ATGCAAATCGCCCTGGCGCCCATGGAGGGCCTGGTTGACGAGATTCTCCGAGACGTGCTGACCCGTGTGGGCGGCATCGATTGGTGCGTCAGCGAGTTCATCCGCGTCAGCGATCGCCTGCTGCCGGCCAGCACCTACCAGAAACTCGCTCCCGAGCTGGAGAGTGGTGCGCGCACCCGTGCCGGCACGCCGATGCGCGTGCAACTGCTGGGTTCCGACCCGGTGTGCCTGGGGGAGAACGCTGCATACGCCTGCGAGCTGGGCGCGCCGGTGATCGACCTTAACTTCGGCTGCCCGGCGAAAACGGTGAACAAGTCCCGTGGCGGCGCCGTGCTGCTCAAGGAGCCCGAGCTGCTGCATGCCATCGTCAGTGGCGTGCGCCGTGCGGTGCCTGCCGCCATTCCGGTCACGGCGAAGATGCGCCTGGGCTTCGACAGCCCCGATGGCGCGCTCGACTGCGCCCTGGCCCTGGCCGAAGGTGGCGCCTCGCAACTGGTGGTGCATGCACGCACCAAGGTCGAGGGCTACAAGCCGCCGGCCCACTGGGAATGGGTGGCGCGGGTGCAGGATGTGGTCAAGGTGCCGGTATTCGCCAACGGCGAGGTGTGGACGCTGGACGACTGGCGTCGCTGCCGCGAGGTCAGCGGCGTCGAGGACATCATGCTCGGTCGCGGCCTGGTCTCGCGCCCCGACCTGGCCCGGCAGATCGCCGCGGTGCGTGCCGGCGAAACACCCGAGGAGATGAGCTGGGCGGAGTTCCAGCCGCTGCTCCGCGACTTCTGGCGCCAGGCTCGGCGCAAGCTTGCCCCGCGTTACGCCCCGGGGCGGCTCAAGCAATGGCTGGCGATGCTTACGCGCACCTATCCGGAGGCTGTGCTGCTGTTCACCGAGATCCGCCGCGAAAGCGACTGTGCCCGTATCGACGCCTTGCTGGGCCTGCCCAGCCTGGAGCGGGAGTTCGCGGCGGCCTGA
- a CDS encoding SDR family oxidoreductase: MHKVMLITGASRGIGAATARLAAARGYALCINYRQQREAAEQLVDEITRQGGRAIAVAADVADERQVAQLFAAIDSEFGRLDVLVNNAGMLERQARLEEIDGARLLRVFGANVFGSFHCAREAIRRMSTRHGGRGGAIINLSSIAARLGAPNEYIDYAAAKGAIDAMTVGLAKEVAAEGIRVNAVRPGVIRTEIHASGGEPKRVERVAASIPLGRGGEAEEIAKAILWLASDEASYTTGALLDVAGGR; encoded by the coding sequence ATGCACAAGGTCATGCTCATCACCGGCGCCAGCCGTGGCATCGGCGCCGCCACCGCGCGACTAGCGGCGGCGCGCGGCTATGCGCTGTGCATCAATTACCGGCAACAGCGCGAGGCGGCCGAGCAACTGGTGGACGAGATCACGCGCCAGGGCGGCCGGGCCATCGCGGTTGCCGCAGACGTGGCCGACGAGCGACAGGTGGCACAGTTGTTCGCAGCCATCGATAGCGAATTCGGCCGTCTGGATGTGCTGGTCAACAACGCCGGAATGCTCGAACGCCAGGCACGCCTGGAGGAGATCGACGGCGCCCGGCTGCTGCGGGTGTTCGGCGCCAACGTCTTCGGCAGCTTCCACTGCGCCCGCGAGGCGATCCGCAGGATGTCTACCCGCCACGGCGGCCGGGGCGGCGCGATCATCAACCTGTCGTCCATCGCCGCGCGCCTGGGTGCGCCCAACGAGTACATCGACTATGCGGCGGCCAAGGGCGCCATCGACGCGATGACGGTAGGGCTGGCCAAGGAAGTAGCGGCCGAAGGCATCCGGGTGAACGCGGTGCGGCCCGGCGTGATCCGCACGGAAATCCATGCCAGTGGCGGGGAGCCGAAGCGGGTGGAGCGGGTCGCCGCCAGCATCCCCCTGGGCCGGGGCGGCGAAGCGGAGGAAATCGCCAAGGCCATTCTCTGGCTGGCCAGCGACGAGGCCTCATACACCACCGGCGCCCTGCTGGATGTCGCCGGCGGCCGCTGA
- a CDS encoding Hsp20 family protein codes for MTTAFSLAPLFRHSVGFDRFNDLFESAQRNDSGSSYPPYNVEKHGDDQYRIVVAAAGFQEEDLELQVERGVLTVSGGKRDKGVESVTYLHQGIAQRGFKLSFRLADHIEVRSAGLQNGLLNIDLVRIVPEDAKAKRIPINGARAVLEN; via the coding sequence ATGACCACTGCATTTTCCCTCGCTCCGCTGTTCCGTCATTCCGTGGGCTTCGACCGGTTCAACGACCTGTTCGAGTCCGCCCAACGCAACGACAGCGGCAGCAGCTATCCGCCCTATAACGTCGAGAAGCACGGTGATGACCAGTACCGCATCGTGGTCGCCGCAGCCGGCTTCCAGGAAGAAGACCTGGAGCTGCAGGTCGAGCGTGGCGTGCTCACCGTCAGTGGTGGCAAGCGCGACAAGGGTGTCGAGAGCGTGACCTACCTGCACCAAGGCATCGCCCAGCGTGGCTTCAAGCTGTCGTTCCGCCTGGCCGACCACATCGAAGTGCGCAGCGCCGGGCTGCAGAACGGCCTGCTGAACATCGACCTGGTACGCATCGTGCCGGAAGACGCCAAGGCCAAGCGCATCCCCATCAATGGCGCTCGTGCGGTGCTGGAGAACTGA